The proteins below come from a single Microtus ochrogaster isolate Prairie Vole_2 chromosome 8, MicOch1.0, whole genome shotgun sequence genomic window:
- the Cd2bp2 gene encoding CD2 antigen cytoplasmic tail-binding protein 2, with protein sequence MPKRKVTFQGVGDEDDEDELSIPKKKLVDPVAGAGGPGSRFKGKHSLDSDEEDDDDEGSSKYDILASEDVEGQEAATLPSEGGVRITPFNLQEEMEEGHFDADGNYFLNQDAQIRDSWLDNIDWMKIKERPPDKHQVSDSEEEDGVGQTPMSAQALLEGLLELLLPRETVAGALRRLGARGGGKGDSKGTGRPNSPQRLDRLSGLADQMVARGNLGVYQETRERLAMRLKGLGCRAQGSHDPTPPPSLDMFAEEVTEGELETPTPTLKGDAEAVGDGLMDVMWEYKWENTGDAELYGPFTSAQMQTWVSEGYFPDGVYCRKLDPPGGQFYNSKRIDFDLYT encoded by the exons ATGCCAAAGAGGAAAGTGACTTTTCAAGGAGTAGGAGATGAGGATGATGAAGATGAACTCAGTATTCCCAAAAAGAAG TTGGTGGACCCTGTGGCTGGAGCAGGGGGTCCTGGGAGCCGCTTCAAAGGCAAACACTCTTTAGACAGTGATGAGGAGGATGACGATGACGAAGGCTCCAGCAAGTATGATATCCTGGCCTCAGAGGATGTGGAAG GTCAGGAAGCAGCTACTCTCCCTAGTGAGGGGGGTGTGAGGATCACACCCTTCAACCtacaggaagagatggaggaaggccacTTTGATGCTGACGGCAACTACTTCCTGAACCAGGACGCGCAGATCCGAGACAGCTGGCTGGACAACATTGACTGG ATGAAGATCAAGGAGCGGCCACCTGATAAGCACCAGGTTTCAGACTCAGAGGAGGAAGACGGCGTGGGGCAGACTCCAATGAGTGCCCAAGCCCTCCTGGAGGGACTTTTAGAGCTGTTGTTGCCAAGAGAGACAGTGGCTGGGGCACTTAGGCGACTGGGGGCCCGAGGAGGTGGCAAAGGGGACAGTAAGGGGACTGGACGGCCCAATTCCCCACAGCGCCTAGACCGGCTCTCTGGGTTGGCTGATCAAATGGTGGCTCGCGGCAATCTTGGTGTGTACCAGGAAACAAGGGAACGGTTGGCCATGCGACTGAAGGGGTTGGGGTGTCGGGCCCAGGGATCCCATGACCCCACGCCTCCACCCTCCCTGGACATGTTTGCTGAGGAAGTGACAGAGGGGGAACTGGAAACCCCAACCCCTACCCTTAAAGGAG ACGCAGAGGCCGTGGGCGATGGTCTGATGGACGTGATGTGGGAATATAAGTGGGAGAACACGGGAGATGCTGAGCTGTACGGACCGTTCACCAGTGCCCAGATGCAG ACCTGGGTGAGTGAGGGCTACTTCCCGGATGGTGTTTATTGCCGGAAGCTGGACCCTCCAGGTGGTCAGTTCTACAATTCCAAACGCATTGATTTTGATCTCTACACGTGA
- the Tbc1d10b gene encoding TBC1 domain family member 10B: METGPAPLVAPPRRHGASAAPSPPPRGSRAGPVLVVAPGPPVTTATSAPVDLVVPGEAQPAWLPGSAQTTATTATGSTLVVLTLEASPEAAKTQESPAPATEAGAETSVALASGADAPKTEEARASPVPGPGTPTRTPSRTAPGALTAKPPLAPKPGTTVASGVTAPGGAGQVTGGHGAATSASAGPAPEDPSGLVPGPPGTGEAPVAVVTVTPAPEPVENFQDLGSTSSLGPGISGPRGQAPDSLSYLDSVSLMSGTLESLADDVSSMGSDSEINGLALRKTDKYGFLGGSQYSGSLESSIPVDVARQRELKWLEMFNNWDKWLSRRFQKVKLRCRKGIPSSLRAKAWQYLSNSKELLEQNPGKFEELERAPGDPKWLDVIEKDLHRQFPFHEMFAARGGHGQQDLYRILKAYTIYRPDEGYCQAQAPVAAVLLMHMPAEQAFWCLVQICDKYLPGYYSAGLEAIQLDGEIFFALLRRASPLAHRHLRRQRIDPVLYMTEWFMCIFARTLPWASVLRVWDMFFCEGVKIIFRVALVLLRHTLGSVEKLRSCQGMYETMEQLRNLPPQCMQEDFLVHEVTNLPVTEALIERENATQLKKWRETRGELQYRPSRRLHGSRAIHEERRRQQPPLGPSSSLLSLPSLKSRGSRAAGGAPSPPPPVRRASAGPVPGAVVTAEGLHPSLPSPTGNSTPLGTSKETRRQEKERQKQEKERQKQEKERQKQEKEREKEQQRQEKERQKWEKEQEKEQQKQEKERQKQEKKGQGRKLSLRQKADGPPAPHDGGDRSAAEARQDAYF; this comes from the exons ATGGAGACGGGCCCGGCGCCCCTGGTGGCCCCGCCGCGCCGTCACGGCGCCTCCGCTGCCCCTTCGCCTCCGCCCCGGGGCTCCCGGGCCGGGCCGGTACTAGTGGTGGCACCGGGACCGCCAGTGACTACGGCCACTTCTGCTCCCGTCGACCTGGTGGTCCCCGGGGAGGCTCAGCCCGCCTGGCTTCCAGGGTCGGCACAGACCACGGCCACGACGGCCACGGGCAGCACGCTGGTGGTGCTGACCCTGGAGGCCTCACCCGAAGCCGCGAAGACGCAAGAATCCCCTGCACCGGCGACAGAGGCAGGAGCGGAGACCTCGGTGGCCTTGGCTTCGGGAGCAGACGCTCCGAAGACGGAAGAGGCTCGAGCCTCGCCCGTCCCAGGACCAGGGACTCCAACTCGGACCCCTTCCAGAACGGCGCCTGGAGCCCTGACTGCCAAACCCCCGCTTGCCCCCAAGCCGGGAACCACAGTGGCTTCAGGAGTGACTGCACCGGGTGGAGCAGGACAGGTGACAGGTGGACATGGGGCTGCTACATCAGCATCCGCAGGGCCGGCGCCCGAGGACCCCTCGGGGCTTGTCCCAGGTCCTCCCGGGACGGGTGAGGCTCCGGTGGCTGTGGTGACGGTGACCCCAGCTCCAGAGCCTGTTGAAAACTTTCAAGACCTGGGCTCCACGTCCAGCCTCGGACCTGGCATCTCTGGGCCTCGAGGGCAGGCCCCGGACTCCCTGAGCTACTTGGATTCCGTGAGTCTCATGTCCGGGACCTTGGAGTCCTTGGCGGATGATGTGAGCTCCATGGGTTCAGACTCGGAGATAAATGGGCTGGCCCTGCGCAAGACGGACAAGTATGGTTTCCTTGGGGGCAGCCAGTACTCGGGCAGCCT AGAGAGCTCTATTCCTGTGGATGTGGCTCGGCAACGGGAGCTCAAATGGCTGGAAATGTTCAATAACTGGGATAAGTGGCTGTCACGGCGTTTCCAGAAG GTAAAACTGCGCTGCCGGAAAGGGATCCCCTCTTCTCTCAGAGCCAAGGCCTGGCAGTACCTGTCTAATAGCAAGGAACTCCTGGAGCAGAACCCGGGCAAGTTTGAG GAGCTGGAACGGGCCCCTGGGGACCCCAAGTGGCTGGATGTGATTGAGAAGGACTTACATCGCCAGTTCCCTTTCCATGAAATGTTTGCTGCTCGAGGAGGGCATGG GCAACAGGACCTGTACCGAATCCTGAAGGCCTATACCATCTACAGGCCTGACGAGGGCTACTGTCAGGCCCAGGCCCCAGTGGCTGCTGTGCTGCTCATGCACATGCCTGCGGAG CAAGCCTTTTGGTGCCTGGTACAGATCTGCGACAAGTACCTCCCAGGTTACTACAGTGCAGGGCTG GAGGCCATTCAATTGGATGGAGAGATCTTTTTTGCGCTCCTGCGCCGGGCTTCCCCACTGGCACATCGGCATCTTCGGCGGCAGCGCATTGACCCTGTGCTCTACATGACAGAATGGTTCATGTGCATCTTTGCTCGCACCCTCCCGTGGGCTTCAGTGCTGCGTGTCTGGGACATGTTTTTCTGTGAAG GCGTTAAGATCATCTTCCGAGTGGCTCTTGTCTTGCTGCGACACACATTGGGTTCTGTGGAAAAGCTGCGCTCCTGTCAAGGCATGTATGAAACCATGGAGCAGCTTCGAAACCTGCCACCACAGTGTATGCAGGAGGACTTCCTGGTGCATGAG GTAACCAACCTCCCAGTGACAGAAGCATTGATTGAGCGGGAGAATGCAACCCAGCTGAAGAAGTGGCGGGAAACTAGGGGAGAGCTGCAGTACCGGCCCTCACGGCGACTACATGGCTCCCGAGCTATCCATGAGGAGCGCAGGCGGCAGCAGCCACCCCTGGgcccttcctccagcctcctcagcctccctagtcTTAAGAGCAGAGGCTCCCGGGCAGCTGGAGGGGCtccttccccaccacctcctgtCCGCAGGGCTAGTGCTGGCCCTGTTCCTGGGGCTGTCGTCACTGCTGAGGGACTACACCCATCCCTTCCTTCACCTACTGGCAACAGCACCCCACTAGGCACCAGTAAGGAGACCCGGCGGCAGGAGAAAGAgcggcagaaacaggagaaagagcggcagaaacaggagaaagagcggcagaaacaggagaaagagcgagagaaggagcagcaaagacaggaaaaagagcggcaaaaatgggaaaaggaacaagagaaggaacagcagaagcaggagaaggagcggcagaaacaggagaagaaaGGCCAAGGCCGGAAACTTTCCTTGCGTCAAAAGGCAGATGGGCCTCCAGCACCCCATGATGGTGGAGACAGGTCAGCAGCTGAAGCCCGGCAGGATGCTTACTTCTGA